One Stigmatopora argus isolate UIUO_Sarg chromosome 19, RoL_Sarg_1.0, whole genome shotgun sequence genomic window, acttgttccaaaagcagcgctaatttcacctcaaatgcttttgtgtgtgaatacatgccgcaaatgagtttcccttcgccttgtagctgcaTGTTAAGGCTGTTAAGTATTTCTGTCGCGTCTGTTAAAAATGtgaggtgccatttccattctgggtcgatcagctctgggaccgttttgtcttttaaatgaagaaatgcgttAATTTCAGGTAGCagctcgtaaaaacgcctcaaaactctgcccctgctcagccatcggacctctgtgtagtacagcacatctcTGTGCAtagactccagttcagacaggaattcttggaactgcctgtgtttaagtccctttgctctgatgaagtttatgcacgacaccacaaccttcattacagaatcccacgtcaacactttgcagcacagtgcttgctggtgaattaggcagtggactcgtagcggggcggtgagaccccttttttccaaatcccggttcatgcgtcctattagaccgcaagttttgcccaccatgctaggagccccgtcagtcgtgatgctagctagctttgaccagtccaggtccaacttctccatggtttgacacttggtcaaaaatatcctctcccgttgaagtccctttgagactttggagggctgccagctcctcgcatatctcaaagtttgcgctaactccacaaataaaaatgagcagttgcgctgtgtcttgcacggccgtgctttcatccagtgataatgaaaaaaaagtcaaattctttcgtcttctgctgcagctgggcataaacattactcccaatttcttcaacgcgtctggtgattgtaatcgccgacagacttacgacATTAAaggcatctttcttc contains:
- the LOC144064152 gene encoding general transcription factor II-I repeat domain-containing protein 2-like isoform X2; amino-acid sequence: MKARPCKTQRNCSFLFVELAQTLRYARSWQPSKVSKGLQRERIFLTKCQTMEKLDLDWSKLASITTDGAPSMVGKTCGLIGRMNRDLEKRGLTAPLRVHCLIHQQALCCKVLTWDSVMKVVVSCINFIRAKGLKHRQFQEFLSELESMHRDVLYYTEVRWLSRGRVLRRFYELLPEINAFLHLKDKTVPELIDPEWKWHLTFLTDATEILNSLNMQLQGEGKLICGMYSHTKAFEVKLALLLEQVKKRNFVHLPATQNLSTENPAVPFPAEKCVEALEILKVEFGVRFTELHVHAKEIRLFQNPFVADIDEAQPSYQFELAELQNCDVLKDAFKPNSLIDFYAALPNDTYPNIKKHAMKMSTVFGNTYICEKTFSRMKLLKTPMRSRLTDEHLHQCLRLAVTRMEPDIQLLTSQMQAHSSH